In the Opitutaceae bacterium genome, one interval contains:
- a CDS encoding VPDSG-CTERM sorting domain-containing protein encodes MARTSKLLAIATVLFALHSQALALLTWKDYDGFKKTGTALDFLNEPYGSGDTTYDLGFQGSFNILNDGFDPLAHFITGAKVGFSFADDGNDAGEWVDITLDSTKIWNDLEVDGSHPATNFDWHVKDISGIGILMGSLQADGKLAYTVRLQQKLSDSSHSREDVYLKEAKLVAWGDVRRVPDSGTTLLLLGLGLLSIGATSRLLPTRTTVP; translated from the coding sequence ATGGCTCGCACCAGCAAACTCCTCGCAATTGCAACCGTCCTTTTCGCCCTGCATTCCCAAGCGCTGGCCCTCCTGACTTGGAAGGACTACGACGGCTTCAAGAAGACCGGTACGGCTTTGGATTTTCTGAATGAACCCTATGGATCCGGGGACACGACCTATGATCTGGGCTTTCAGGGTTCTTTCAACATCCTGAATGACGGCTTCGACCCATTGGCTCACTTCATCACCGGAGCAAAGGTCGGCTTTTCCTTTGCCGATGACGGAAACGACGCTGGCGAGTGGGTTGATATCACCCTGGATTCAACCAAGATCTGGAATGACCTTGAGGTTGACGGGTCTCACCCGGCGACCAATTTCGATTGGCACGTAAAGGATATCTCCGGCATCGGGATTCTCATGGGGAGCCTTCAAGCGGATGGGAAACTCGCCTACACCGTGCGGCTTCAGCAGAAGCTGTCGGACTCCTCCCACAGCCGCGAGGATGTTTACCTCAAAGAGGCCAAACTGGTTGCGTGGGGTGATGTTCGCCGGGTCCCTGACTCAGGCACCACCCTGTTGCTTCTCGGCCTCGGTCTTCTTTCGATCGGAGCAACCTCCAGACTTCTGCCCACGCGCACGACAGTTCCCTGA
- a CDS encoding type II toxin-antitoxin system VapC family toxin, which translates to MYNVVDSSGWLEIADSPVAGHFSDALEDPERLIVPVITICEVFKKVLREKGEGEALQVASLMQSGTVVNLDQDLALEAARYSLPLADSIILATAVAHEAVLWTQDVHFQNLPNVRYFPKE; encoded by the coding sequence GTGTATAACGTCGTCGATTCCTCTGGTTGGCTTGAGATTGCGGATTCGCCCGTGGCCGGGCATTTCTCCGATGCGCTCGAGGATCCAGAACGGCTGATCGTTCCGGTGATTACCATCTGCGAGGTCTTCAAGAAGGTCCTTCGCGAAAAGGGAGAGGGTGAGGCCCTGCAAGTGGCCAGCCTGATGCAGTCAGGAACCGTCGTGAACCTGGACCAGGATCTGGCCTTGGAAGCCGCGCGTTACTCCTTGCCCCTCGCCGACAGCATCATCCTTGCCACGGCCGTCGCTCACGAGGCCGTGCTCTGGACCCAGGATGTTCATTTCCAGAACCTGCCCAATGTTCGGTACTTCCCGAAGGAGTGA
- a CDS encoding polysaccharide biosynthesis/export family protein has product MFAPLTAISRLFARKTTGFSSLLCFVILVLSGCESTSTQSSTSSYPTPMGDVGAPPVENLTLSEGDVILVSFPGAPDLNITQTIRRDGMIDLPLIDEVSAVGKTPDELEALLVQLYEPQLVNSEVQVTVVSSSIPMFVSGSVAQPGKILVSRRITALEAIMEAGGPIMGRSDLKNVTVIREENGVRSNFKLNIKDILDGKPAESFILKASDIVYVPELKF; this is encoded by the coding sequence ATGTTTGCACCGCTGACCGCCATTTCCCGCCTTTTTGCCCGGAAGACCACCGGGTTCTCGTCTCTGCTCTGCTTTGTCATCCTTGTCCTAAGCGGTTGTGAATCAACATCAACGCAGAGCTCGACCTCCTCCTACCCGACGCCGATGGGCGATGTCGGGGCGCCGCCGGTGGAAAACCTGACCCTTTCCGAAGGAGACGTGATCCTAGTATCCTTTCCGGGCGCGCCGGACCTGAATATCACACAGACCATCCGCCGGGACGGGATGATTGATCTCCCGTTGATCGACGAAGTGTCAGCCGTGGGCAAGACTCCGGACGAACTCGAAGCCCTCTTGGTCCAACTCTACGAGCCCCAGCTCGTGAACAGTGAGGTCCAGGTGACTGTCGTCTCTTCCTCCATTCCCATGTTCGTATCCGGATCTGTCGCCCAGCCGGGAAAGATCCTTGTCAGCCGTCGGATAACGGCCCTGGAAGCGATCATGGAGGCCGGCGGACCCATCATGGGGCGCTCCGATCTGAAGAACGTCACCGTTATCCGTGAAGAAAACGGAGTGCGCTCCAACTTCAAGCTGAACATCAAGGATATCCTCGACGGCAAACCTGCCGAATCCTTCATCCTCAAAGCCTCCGACATCGTCTACGTCCCGGAACTGAAGTTTTAG
- a CDS encoding VPDSG-CTERM sorting domain-containing protein — translation MKKLILTTMAVGAMGLTQAFGLLITMGASNSGPGNYQATPLGEFSSVLDNYAAGAKNTTQFGTFCLERNEFFTPGSTVLQVELSLHAKAGGNGGPYESLPGGGVGDPISKGTAELYRLFATGQLNSVIAGYSYSSGSANDELQNAFWRLEGETPVDNDNVYFDWIEANVANFADNYDGTSIRVMNLTHRDSAGAIVNKQDQLVYLGVPDGGMTLALLGLGLAGLATIRRRFMA, via the coding sequence ATGAAAAAGCTGATTTTGACAACTATGGCGGTCGGTGCGATGGGCCTTACCCAGGCATTCGGCCTTCTGATTACCATGGGAGCTAGCAACTCAGGTCCCGGAAACTACCAGGCGACACCACTTGGGGAATTTTCCTCGGTGCTGGACAACTACGCTGCCGGTGCGAAAAACACCACGCAGTTCGGTACGTTCTGCCTTGAGAGAAACGAGTTCTTCACTCCCGGCTCAACGGTGTTGCAGGTCGAACTGAGCCTCCACGCCAAAGCAGGCGGAAATGGCGGACCGTACGAATCACTACCGGGAGGAGGAGTGGGTGATCCGATCTCCAAGGGAACTGCCGAGCTCTATCGACTCTTCGCCACGGGCCAGCTGAATTCGGTTATCGCTGGATATTCCTATTCCTCTGGATCCGCCAATGATGAGCTCCAGAACGCATTTTGGCGCTTGGAAGGCGAAACACCGGTTGACAACGACAACGTGTATTTCGACTGGATTGAGGCCAACGTTGCGAATTTCGCTGACAACTACGACGGCACGTCCATCCGGGTAATGAACCTGACCCATCGAGACTCTGCCGGCGCAATCGTCAACAAGCAGGACCAGCTCGTCTACCTCGGTGTTCCAGACGGAGGCATGACCCTGGCGCTGCTCGGGCTTGGCCTGGCCGGCCTGGCCACGATCCGGCGGCGATTTATGGCCTGA
- a CDS encoding GNAT family protein, with protein sequence MPDLLEWLQIPRIRDSFHPLFPDSVEDLARHLLAPEREYLAIAYKDEFVGTIGTETIDLASGKAEMRKLVGKPQMRGKGIGKRATFLFLYHAFAIRGYEKIYLHTLDANIRNLNLNANFGFILEGVFFEDVVVDGARRDVVRMALTEPVWRKMFE encoded by the coding sequence ATCCCAGACCTTCTCGAATGGTTGCAGATTCCCAGGATTCGCGACAGCTTTCATCCACTCTTCCCGGATTCCGTGGAGGATCTGGCACGTCACCTTCTCGCCCCGGAACGCGAATACCTGGCCATTGCCTACAAGGACGAATTCGTCGGCACGATCGGCACGGAGACAATCGATCTCGCTTCCGGCAAAGCCGAAATGCGGAAGCTGGTCGGCAAGCCGCAGATGCGCGGAAAGGGCATCGGCAAGCGGGCGACCTTCCTCTTTCTCTACCACGCCTTTGCCATCCGAGGGTATGAGAAGATCTACCTGCACACTCTGGACGCGAATATCCGGAACCTGAATCTGAATGCGAACTTCGGTTTCATCCTAGAGGGGGTCTTCTTTGAGGATGTCGTGGTCGATGGGGCCCGGCGCGATGTGGTCCGCATGGCCCTGACCGAGCCGGTCTGGAGAAAGATGTTTGAGTAG
- the prsR gene encoding PEP-CTERM-box response regulator transcription factor has protein sequence MKQSLLIVDDDDEIRTQMRWALAEDYEILQAQDRTSALKVFRSEKPLVVLLDLGLPPHSGTPEEGLAALAEILEEDPRAKVIVITGQDDKAIALQAIGAGAYDFMGKPVDVDILVPTLKRAFHVASLEREFSKIRKSQPTDQFEGMLGSSPKMDSVFSSIRKVATADAPVLILGESGTGKEMVARAIHARSRRSDGPFVALNCSAIPETLLESELFGHEKGSFTGAHAQRLGRIEHASGGTLFLDEIGEISAPIQVKLLRFLQEQRIERVGGREEIVVEARVVAATNIDLTKAMANGSFREDLYYRLGVVEIKLPALRDRGDDTQLLARYFLQQYAEQNGKTGVTFGKSALTAISRHEWPGNVRELQNKVRRAVIMADRKQLSPEDLELGDGSGRARSTNLKEAREALEREMITDALKRNEGKITQAAEQLGISRPTLYDLMGKLGIERGG, from the coding sequence ATGAAACAATCCCTCCTCATAGTCGATGATGACGACGAGATCCGGACGCAGATGCGTTGGGCGCTGGCGGAGGATTACGAGATCCTTCAGGCCCAGGACCGGACCTCGGCGCTGAAGGTCTTTCGCTCGGAAAAGCCCCTCGTCGTGCTTCTCGATCTCGGTCTCCCTCCCCACTCGGGAACCCCAGAGGAAGGTCTGGCGGCGCTGGCCGAGATCCTCGAGGAGGACCCGCGGGCCAAGGTCATCGTGATAACGGGGCAGGACGACAAGGCCATCGCCCTGCAGGCCATCGGGGCCGGGGCCTACGATTTCATGGGCAAGCCGGTCGACGTCGACATCCTGGTCCCCACCCTAAAACGGGCCTTCCATGTAGCTTCGCTCGAACGGGAGTTCTCGAAGATCCGTAAGAGTCAGCCAACCGATCAATTCGAGGGCATGCTGGGTTCGAGTCCAAAGATGGATTCCGTCTTCTCGTCCATCCGCAAAGTCGCCACGGCCGATGCCCCGGTCCTCATCCTCGGCGAAAGCGGAACCGGCAAGGAAATGGTCGCCCGGGCCATCCACGCCCGCAGCCGACGATCGGATGGGCCCTTTGTCGCGCTCAACTGCAGCGCCATTCCCGAGACTCTGCTTGAGAGCGAGTTGTTCGGTCACGAGAAGGGCTCCTTTACCGGCGCCCATGCGCAGCGGCTCGGACGGATCGAGCATGCCAGCGGGGGCACCCTCTTCCTCGATGAAATCGGCGAGATTTCGGCCCCGATCCAGGTCAAGCTCCTGCGCTTCCTCCAGGAACAGCGGATCGAGCGGGTGGGCGGCCGGGAGGAAATCGTCGTCGAAGCCCGGGTGGTTGCCGCGACCAACATCGACCTGACCAAGGCGATGGCCAATGGCAGCTTCCGCGAAGACCTCTACTACCGTCTGGGCGTGGTCGAGATCAAGCTGCCGGCCCTGCGCGACCGCGGGGACGATACCCAGCTCTTGGCCAGGTATTTCCTTCAGCAATACGCCGAACAAAACGGCAAGACCGGAGTCACCTTCGGGAAATCCGCACTCACCGCGATCTCCCGGCACGAATGGCCGGGCAACGTCCGCGAACTTCAGAACAAGGTCCGACGCGCGGTCATCATGGCCGACCGGAAACAACTCTCGCCCGAGGATCTGGAATTGGGCGATGGATCCGGCCGGGCCAGATCCACCAACCTCAAAGAGGCCCGAGAAGCGCTTGAGCGGGAGATGATCACCGACGCTCTGAAGCGGAATGAAGGCAAAATCACCCAAGCCGCCGAGCAGCTCGGCATAAGCCGGCCCACCCTCTATGATCTAATGGGGAAATTGGGGATTGAGAGAGGCGGCTGA
- a CDS encoding AbrB/MazE/SpoVT family DNA-binding domain-containing protein, producing the protein MNTVTVSPKFQVVIPKSVRDALQLKSGEKMRVVTYRDRVEMIPVRPIEKMRGFLKGIDTVIERDADRV; encoded by the coding sequence ATGAATACCGTGACTGTCTCACCGAAATTCCAAGTCGTGATTCCCAAGAGCGTTCGCGATGCCCTTCAGCTGAAATCGGGCGAAAAGATGCGGGTGGTCACCTACCGGGATCGAGTCGAGATGATTCCGGTTCGGCCGATCGAGAAGATGCGGGGATTCCTCAAGGGGATCGACACCGTGATCGAGCGGGATGCCGACCGTGTATAA